One region of candidate division KSB1 bacterium genomic DNA includes:
- a CDS encoding ATP-binding protein, whose protein sequence is MYTRAKKRLTTSYVLACLFLLVTGYLVWPSKEAWQDPQLLPFRFVPIRELPPLLATCDADHDGFSESYHYGRPSEAYTLSVERRDHNGVVSEQYNFLGHTAYQRAFFADLVGDYREELIVWFRRNDTAFVDIRSFEDQRIACFPAVTTDEYSNMANIGSWDCAGELLDARDLDGDGLKDLVFVVFTQYAGSPRGVYAFRFPDGKLLWHERMGAAPIAPVAADLDGDGCPEYVLGSGTPENLRAPINGTKDDLAYLMVYDHTGHRLLREVLGAKGTFVQPWLFSEKDEGRLRCGIICKRPIKQAQALPSEVFELEFPSLTLRRLLPPLHFGLLGGGFIDLDDNGESELVLVDERLTARLYRYAAPRGIFVQHFERALPLSCGYDVETYFLDLDRDGTKEIVFDSRTTRGIAVLDERLRLLATGPGISRLHAVHRGKERPLLVAVYKDREASALLRFERTPGRWRHYAALVAPPVALFVLLGALSWQFFLSLATSHTLPALVPTTNWVRLDGGMHIRECSQAVRDKLSGLTTPASLGDVLPPEAAQFLEGWLKVHKATRAEAVQDVQLTDRTHSLFVFEWYPWPRLLLVSGGFLVWRQLQVPAPMRSVEWMKIARAMVHDAKNPLSASLALVGRVRQCSHDHAQGDAQCDNDLVEMERQILQARDTILRLLAFMDIATHKPRPCDVNALIQEVCGEFMAESGSGVHFRLDLSENIPIVRVSHEALRMALRNVIRNALEAVNEQGSVVITSYVETMPSERNTWEDWIVVEVLDDGPGIPPDLLPSLFQPGVTTKTGGSGLGLAITKEIMQSLEGEVRIDSPGGHGTLLTLSFPVRHSLA, encoded by the coding sequence ATGTACACCAGGGCAAAGAAACGCCTGACCACCTCTTACGTCCTGGCCTGCCTCTTCCTGCTCGTTACCGGCTACCTGGTGTGGCCTTCTAAAGAGGCGTGGCAGGACCCACAGCTACTCCCCTTCCGCTTCGTCCCCATAAGAGAACTGCCGCCCCTGCTTGCTACCTGTGACGCCGACCACGACGGATTCAGCGAATCCTATCACTATGGTCGCCCTTCTGAAGCATATACCCTTTCGGTTGAGCGACGGGATCATAACGGAGTTGTGAGTGAACAGTACAATTTCTTGGGCCATACAGCTTACCAGAGGGCATTTTTTGCTGACCTTGTGGGCGATTACCGGGAAGAGCTGATAGTCTGGTTTCGGCGCAACGATACGGCCTTCGTGGACATCCGCTCCTTCGAAGACCAGCGCATCGCCTGTTTCCCCGCCGTCACCACGGACGAGTACAGTAACATGGCCAACATTGGGAGCTGGGACTGTGCGGGAGAGCTCCTTGATGCCCGTGACCTCGACGGCGACGGACTGAAGGATTTGGTCTTTGTCGTCTTCACCCAATATGCGGGGTCGCCGCGCGGCGTCTACGCCTTCAGGTTTCCAGACGGCAAGCTCCTGTGGCACGAACGGATGGGAGCCGCGCCTATCGCTCCAGTTGCTGCCGACCTGGATGGAGACGGCTGTCCGGAATACGTACTGGGTTCTGGCACCCCAGAGAATCTGCGCGCGCCGATCAACGGCACCAAGGACGATCTTGCCTATCTCATGGTGTACGACCACACCGGACATAGGCTCCTTCGCGAAGTGCTCGGTGCCAAGGGAACATTTGTGCAACCATGGCTTTTTAGCGAAAAAGATGAGGGGCGTCTGCGCTGCGGAATAATCTGCAAGCGGCCCATCAAGCAAGCCCAAGCCTTGCCAAGCGAGGTGTTTGAGCTGGAGTTTCCCAGTCTCACCTTACGTCGGCTCCTCCCCCCGCTCCATTTTGGGTTACTTGGTGGCGGATTCATCGATCTTGACGACAACGGAGAGTCTGAGCTTGTTCTTGTTGACGAGAGGCTCACCGCCCGCCTCTATCGCTACGCGGCACCAAGGGGCATCTTTGTCCAGCACTTCGAGCGCGCCTTGCCTCTGTCGTGCGGCTACGATGTCGAAACGTATTTTCTTGACCTTGACCGAGACGGCACCAAGGAAATAGTATTCGACTCCAGAACGACCAGAGGAATTGCCGTGTTAGACGAACGGCTGAGGCTGCTGGCAACCGGGCCTGGCATTAGTAGGTTGCATGCAGTGCACCGTGGGAAAGAGAGGCCGCTCCTTGTAGCAGTGTACAAGGACCGCGAGGCCTCTGCCCTCCTCCGGTTCGAGCGCACACCAGGACGTTGGCGACATTACGCGGCACTGGTGGCGCCGCCAGTGGCGCTCTTCGTCCTCCTGGGCGCGTTGAGCTGGCAGTTCTTCCTCTCACTCGCCACCAGTCACACCTTGCCAGCACTCGTACCGACCACCAACTGGGTCCGTCTGGACGGGGGGATGCACATCCGCGAATGTAGCCAAGCCGTCAGGGACAAGCTGTCGGGACTCACCACTCCGGCCTCCCTGGGGGACGTCCTCCCACCTGAGGCGGCGCAATTCCTTGAGGGCTGGCTTAAGGTACACAAAGCTACGCGGGCCGAAGCTGTGCAGGATGTACAGCTTACGGATCGCACGCACAGCCTTTTTGTGTTCGAATGGTACCCTTGGCCGCGGCTTCTCCTTGTCAGCGGCGGGTTCCTCGTTTGGCGGCAGCTTCAAGTCCCCGCACCCATGCGTAGTGTCGAGTGGATGAAAATCGCCCGTGCCATGGTGCACGACGCGAAAAATCCTCTCTCCGCTTCGCTTGCCCTCGTGGGGAGGGTGCGGCAGTGCTCTCACGACCATGCTCAAGGCGATGCCCAGTGCGACAATGACCTTGTGGAGATGGAAAGGCAGATCCTGCAGGCGCGCGACACCATCCTGCGCCTTTTGGCATTCATGGACATCGCTACCCACAAACCACGGCCATGCGATGTGAATGCCCTGATCCAAGAGGTCTGCGGCGAATTCATGGCGGAATCAGGGTCAGGAGTACACTTCCGGCTCGACCTGAGCGAAAACATTCCCATCGTCCGCGTCAGCCACGAGGCCCTGCGCATGGCCCTGCGCAACGTCATCCGGAACGCGCTTGAAGCTGTGAACGAGCAGGGATCGGTAGTGATCACTAGCTACGTGGAGACTATGCCTTCGGAAAGGAACACGTGGGAAGACTGGATCGTGGTGGAAGTGCTGGACGACGGCCCCGGCATACCGCCGGACCTGTTGCCGAGTCTGTTTCAACCGGGCGTCACCACGAAGACGGGGGGTTCTGGGCTCGGACTGGCCATCACAAAGGAAATAATGCAGTCGCTGGAGGGGGAGGTACGCATCGACAGTCCCGGGGGCCATGGCACGCTTCTTACGCTGAGCTTTCCGGTACGCCACAGCCTCGCGTAA